ACCTGGGGAGCCTCAGCGATGCCAAGAGACTGGCCTCAGCCGCTAaccctctgctctgtctctcacaGTATGTGTCCAGCCGCCGTGCCATCGCTCAGAGCGCGCCAGAGCAAGGCagcttccccccccaccacctcacCCACCACCACCGCCATCACCGTCCCCACCATCACCTCCGCCACCACGCTCGCCCgcaccacctccaccaccaggAGGCAGGGCTGCACGCTGCCCAGGTGACGCCCTGCATGTGCCCCCTGTTCTCCTGCCAGTGGGAAGGCCACCTGGAGGTGGTGGTGCCCCATCTACGGCAGATGCACAGGGTCGACATCCTCCAGGGAGCAGAGATCGTCTTCCTGGCCACGGACATGCACCTGCCCGCACCAGCCGACTGGATCATCATGCACTCCTGCCTGGGCCACCACTTTCTGCTGGTGCTTAGGAAGCAGGAGAGGCACGCAGGGCACCCCCAGTTCTTTGCCACCATGATGCTGATCGGGACCCCCACCCAGGCCGACTGCTTCACCTATCGCCTGGAGCTCAACAGAAACCATCGGCGTCTGAAATGGGAGGCCACCCCCCGGTCTGTTCTCGAGTGCGTGGACTCAGTGATCACTGACGGGGATTGCCTTGTCCTCAACACCTCGCTGGCCCAGCTCTTCACCGACAACGGCAGCCTGGCCATCGGGATCGCCATCACGGCTGCGGAGGTCTGCCCGTCAGAAGCCGAGACGTGAAGCCGGGAGCCACTGGACGTTTGGGCACAGCCATCTGCCCCCAGACGCTCTACCTGTGTCCCTGGGAATCTCCGGAGGCCGGGACCCCAggcttctttttattcttctccctccttcccgcc
Above is a genomic segment from Lutra lutra chromosome 3, mLutLut1.2, whole genome shotgun sequence containing:
- the SIAH3 gene encoding LOW QUALITY PROTEIN: seven in absentia homolog 3 (The sequence of the model RefSeq protein was modified relative to this genomic sequence to represent the inferred CDS: inserted 3 bases in 3 codons); translated protein: MTAEAGLERSVSEAALLPEPKDLQLLPLPPCANNHPPPPKVVMLFFTQCFGXVLDLIHLRFXHYKAKRVVSAAGQXVCVVNPTHNLKYVSSRRAIAQSAPEQGSFPPHHLTHHHRHHRPHHHLRHHARPHHLHHQEAGLHAAQVTPCMCPLFSCQWEGHLEVVVPHLRQMHRVDILQGAEIVFLATDMHLPAPADWIIMHSCLGHHFLLVLRKQERHAGHPQFFATMMLIGTPTQADCFTYRLELNRNHRRLKWEATPRSVLECVDSVITDGDCLVLNTSLAQLFTDNGSLAIGIAITAAEVCPSEAET